AACGTGCCCCTGCCGAGCGGCGCCACGAGGATCCCCGCGTCGTTGGGCGGCTCGCCGGTGTCGTGCATCGACAGGATCGCATGGTAGTGATCGTCGAACGTGTGCGGCATGTACGACGACCGCTCCTGCACCCAGTGGTCGAAGTCCGATGCCGTGATCCTGTTCGGCGTGTTGAGAATCGGCGACGCGGGATCGAGGATCGTCACCGGGGCGTCCTCCTCGGTCACGCGGTCGGCCGGACGCGACAGCGTGATCGGATATGGAAGCTGCCCCGGTCGCACCACCTGTTCGTACTGCTCCACCAGCGTGCCGCCGTTCCGCGCGTACTTCAGCAGCCGGCCGTTGTTCGCCCGCAGGGCGTCGCTCGCGTCGAACGCCCGCGCGCCCACCACCACCGCGGCGAATTTCGAGAGATCGGTCTCCGGCAGCGCGTCGGGCGCCACCGTGGTCACGCGCAGTCCGAGCTGGTCGAGCATCGGCTCCACGTTGTCGCCCACCCCGGGGATGTACGCGATCGCCATCCCGCGCGCGTAGTTCACGTCCACGGCCTGCAGCTCCACCGCCGCCTGCCGGTAGTAGCGCTGCGGCTGGATGTGCTCGTACTCCACGGGCACGTACCCCAACGTGAACGTCTGGCCGTCGCTCGCGGCCGACGCCGAGATCGCGTGCGCGCCGGGCCGGAGCGTGCCGCGCAGGCGGAAGTAGAGGTTGGCGTCCTCACCCGGCGCCAGCGTCAACGTGCGGGTGGCGCTGTCGGCGGTGAGGCCGGCCGGCAGCGCCAGCGTGACCGTCACGCGCCGTTCATGCGACGCGTCCGACCGCACGACCAGGTGCTCGCGGCGGTCGAGCGCGGTGTTGGCGCGCGCGTATTCCACCTCGCGGTCGAACAGCACCGTGATCGCCGGGGCGAGCGCGATCGGCCGCTCCACCTCGCCACGCGCCGGATCGGCGAACCGGCGCACGATGGGTGAGATCTCGTACGTGAAGTGCACGCCCGCGATCTCGAGGCCCACCCGTACGCCGGAACTCCGCACGCGGTCCTCGCCTTCGAGCAGTTGCGGCACCGGGGTGCCGCGGAGGTCGCCCGGCGGGCGCAGGCTGAACATGTCGCCGGCCAGCGGATATCGCAGCCACCACGGCATCGTCGGCTCGCCGGCCATCGTCTGGTCGTAGGTCTGCTCCCACAGCGCTTCGGGTGCCACCGCCTGCGGGGCCGGCCCCACGTACGTGCCGCTGCTGTCGCGCCCCAGGTACGCCACCGGCGCGCGCCCATGGTTCACGACGCTGATCGTGATCGGCGCGCGGTCGCCGATCGCGATCACTTCCCTTGGCGACGTGGCGAGCAGCTGCACGCCCGCCGCGAGCAGCAGCGCCCGCTTGGCGCGCCGCACCTGCTCGTCCATCGTCGTCGCGAAGTCGCCCATGGCGCCAGCGCACACCGGCACCGGCATCCCCGCCGCCGCGCACCCGCGCGCGCCGGCCGCGGCCCGCTGCGCCAGATCGAGGTAGTGGGCGATCGGCGCCACCGCGCTCGACGGGTCGATCAGGTGCAGATGGCGCGCGATCTCGACGCCCGCGCCGTCCAGCGAATCCACGGCGGCGCGAGCCGCGGGCGGCAGCGGGAGCGCCGCGAATCGCGCGAAGCTCGTGTCCATCCCCGCGAACAACGACGTCGTGTCGCGGCTCGACGCCGGCGGCAGCGCCACCTCCAGCCGCACGTGATCCAGCCGCGGCTCCAGCGGCGCCAGATTCCCCTGCCCCTGCGAGCGATGCTGCGACCGACTCTCGGCGGCGATCGCGGCGTAGGTGCGGCCCTCGAGCACGTCGTACGCCCCGACGTCGATCGGCAGCGTGCCGGGCATCGGCTGATCTGCGCCGCGGCCGAACACCCGCGCCGACCGGTAGAACACCGTCGGCGTCCACGCCCCCATGCCATTGGTGGCCGAGCGCGGATAGCGCACCGTGTCGCCCGCGAGGTCGAACGCCTCGCGCGACAGGATGCCCGACACCTGGTGGTGGCCGTGCCCGTCGCGCGGCGTGCCCGACCATACCGAGATGACCACCTGCGGGCGGTACGCCCGGATCACGCTGATCATGTCGCGGAGGATCGAATCGCTGGGCCAGTGTTTGAACGTTTCGGCGGCCGTCTTCGAGAACCCGAAGTCGTACGCCCGCGTGAAGTACTGGCGGCCGCCGTCGATGCGCCGCGCCGCGAGCAGTTCCTGCGTGCGGATCATGCCCAGCAGCGGCCCCAGTTCGTTACCGATCAGATTCTGCCCGCCGTCGCCCCGCGTGAGCGACAGGTACGCCGTCTCGATGTGGCGCCCCTTGGCAAGGTAGGTGATCAACTGCGTATCCTCGTCGTCGGGATGCGCCCCGATCATGAGGACGCGCACCGAGACGCCCAGGCCGCCCACGGCCTCGCCCAACGCGGCGGCGCCGCGCTCCTGACCGATCAGGATCCGCGGCGCGAGAACGAGTGCTGCGACGAGAACAAGGGACCGAGTTCGCACGCGACGCTCACCGGTTTGTGGAATTGTCACTCGGAACGCGCGCCGACGGCGCGCCCCCTACGGCTAGACCTTCGCGGCCTTGCGACGCGGCGTGCCGGCCGGCGCCAGGGTGAGCGCGTCGCTCACGATGCGGGCCTGCTCCTCCGCGTGCATGGACGGATAACCCTCGGCGGGACTCGCGCGTTCCGGACGCCCCACGTACCGCACCGGGAGCTGCGTCCCCGTGGACGCCCGCAGGCGCGGCGACACGTAGGTCCACGCGCCCATGTTGCGCGGCTCTTCCTGCGCCCACACCACGTCCTCCACGTTCGGATACGCATCCACCACGGCCCCGATGGCATCGTGCGGCCACGGAGCCAATTCTTCCACGCGTACCAGCGCCACGCCAGGCTCCCCACCCGCCTTCGCGCGGGCGTCGAGCATGTCATAGTAGATCTTGCCGGTGCAGAACACCACGCGCCGCACGCCGGCGCGGTGCGCCGCCGCGGCCGGGTCATCGAGCACGGGGAGGAACCGCGCGGCCCCCAACTCCTCGAGCGTCGACAGCGCCGCCGCCAGGCGCAGCAGCGACTTGGGCTGCATCAACACCAGCGGACGCCGCACCCGGCGCGCCGCCTGCCGCCGCAGGATGTGGAAGTACTGCGCCGGCGTGGACGGATACGCCACCGACAGATTCTCTTCGGCCGTGAGTTGCAGATACCGCTCCAGCCGCGCGCTCGAGTGCTCCGGTCCCTGCCCCTCGTAGCCGTGCGGCAGCAACAGGATCAGCCCCGAGTCCTGCCCCCATTTGGAGTGGCCCGCCGACAGGAACTGGTCCACGATCGGCTGGGCCACGTTGGCGAAGTCGCCGTACTGCGCTTCCCAGAGCGTGAGATCCGCAGGCGCCACGACGCTGAATCCGTACTCGAAACCCATCACCGCCATCTCCGACAGCGGGCTGTTGTGGATCTCGAACGGCGCCTTGCCCTGGGACAGATGGGCGAGCGGCGTATACGTCTCGCCGGTCTCCACGTCGTGCAACACCGCCTGCCGGTGCGAGAACGTGCCGCGTTCGGCGTCCTGTCCGGTGAGCCGCACGCCGGTGCCGGCCACGAGCAGCGAGGCGAACGCGAGCGCCTCGGCGTGCCCCCAGTCGATGCCGCCCGCGTGCAGGCCGTCGCGACGCCGCGCCAGCGTGCGCTGCAACGTCGGGTGCAGCTTGAACGACGCCGGCCACGAGAGCATCTCCTCGTTCAGCCCCGCCAGGTGCTCGGTCTTCACCGCCGTGTCCGGATCCTCCAGCCGCGGCGGGTGCGACTCGGCCACCGACGCCATCGTCGCTTCCTTCTTTGCCTTCACGTCCTTGAAGATCTCGCCCAGCCCGTCGGCCAGCGCCTTGTCCATCGCCACCACGTCGGACTCGCTCACCACGCGCTCGCGCACCAGGCGCGCGCCCCACACCTCGCGCGCCGTGGGGTGCGTCTTGATGATCTCGTACATCCGCGGCTGCGTGAACGCCGGCTGGTCCGCTTCGTTGTGGCCGTGCCGGCGGTAGCCCACGAGGTCGATCAGGAAGTCCTTGTGGAACCGGTCGCGGTACATCATCGCCAGGCGAATCGCCTGGATGCACGCTTCGATGTCGTCGGCGTTCACGTGCACGATCGGCACTTCAAAGCCCTTGGCCAGATCGCTCGCGTAATGCGTGGACCGCGCGTCGATCGGATCGGTGGTGAAGCCCACCTGATTGTTGGTGATGATGTGCAGCGTGCCCCCCACCCGGTAGCCGTCCAGCAGGGCGAGGTTGAAGGTTTCCGCCACCACGCCTTCGCCGGGGAATGCGGCGTCGCCGTGCACGCAGATCGGCAGCACCGAGCGCTCGTCGCGCTCGCTCCGGTTGCTGGCCCCGCGCTGCAGCGCCCGCGCCACGCCCACCATCACCGGATTCACCAGCTCCAGATGGCTGGGATTCGGCACCAGCTCCAGGGCCACCGTCGCGCCGCCGAACTCGCGCTCCGACCGGTAGCCCAGGTGGTACTTCACGTCGCCCGATCGGTTGGGGTCGGGCGACACCCGCTCGCCGGCGAATTCGGCGAACAGATCCCGCGCCGGCTTGCCCATCACGTGCCGCAGCACGTTCAGCCGGCCGCGATGCGCCAGGCCGAGCACCACGGTGCGCGCGCCGCTCCCCGCCCCGCACGCGATCGCTTCGTCGATCATCGGAACCAGCGCGTCCACGCCCTCGATCGAGAACCGCTTCGCGTTCACGAACGCCAGGCCGAGGAAGCGCTCGAACCCGTCCACCTCGGTGAGCCGGCCCAGCAGCGCCTTCTTCTCCTCGGCCGTGAGCGGTGTC
The sequence above is drawn from the Gemmatimonadaceae bacterium genome and encodes:
- a CDS encoding 2-oxoglutarate dehydrogenase E1 component codes for the protein MSGLPISSVFNDGYIAEAYEAYRRDPALVDESWRQYFRFAESLSGIAPAAGGAAGGQDAELLHKAAGAGALVAAIRRYGHYAVPIDPLGTPPHGAAELTPEYHGITEADLRDVPGSALGESEGTAAEAVAKRRAWYCGGLAYEFVHVSDEHERLWIRQQIERGTFTTPLTAEEKKALLGRLTEVDGFERFLGLAFVNAKRFSIEGVDALVPMIDEAIACGAGSGARTVVLGLAHRGRLNVLRHVMGKPARDLFAEFAGERVSPDPNRSGDVKYHLGYRSEREFGGATVALELVPNPSHLELVNPVMVGVARALQRGASNRSERDERSVLPICVHGDAAFPGEGVVAETFNLALLDGYRVGGTLHIITNNQVGFTTDPIDARSTHYASDLAKGFEVPIVHVNADDIEACIQAIRLAMMYRDRFHKDFLIDLVGYRRHGHNEADQPAFTQPRMYEIIKTHPTAREVWGARLVRERVVSESDVVAMDKALADGLGEIFKDVKAKKEATMASVAESHPPRLEDPDTAVKTEHLAGLNEEMLSWPASFKLHPTLQRTLARRRDGLHAGGIDWGHAEALAFASLLVAGTGVRLTGQDAERGTFSHRQAVLHDVETGETYTPLAHLSQGKAPFEIHNSPLSEMAVMGFEYGFSVVAPADLTLWEAQYGDFANVAQPIVDQFLSAGHSKWGQDSGLILLLPHGYEGQGPEHSSARLERYLQLTAEENLSVAYPSTPAQYFHILRRQAARRVRRPLVLMQPKSLLRLAAALSTLEELGAARFLPVLDDPAAAAHRAGVRRVVFCTGKIYYDMLDARAKAGGEPGVALVRVEELAPWPHDAIGAVVDAYPNVEDVVWAQEEPRNMGAWTYVSPRLRASTGTQLPVRYVGRPERASPAEGYPSMHAEEQARIVSDALTLAPAGTPRRKAAKV
- a CDS encoding PIG-L family deacetylase → MRTRSLVLVAALVLAPRILIGQERGAAALGEAVGGLGVSVRVLMIGAHPDDEDTQLITYLAKGRHIETAYLSLTRGDGGQNLIGNELGPLLGMIRTQELLAARRIDGGRQYFTRAYDFGFSKTAAETFKHWPSDSILRDMISVIRAYRPQVVISVWSGTPRDGHGHHQVSGILSREAFDLAGDTVRYPRSATNGMGAWTPTVFYRSARVFGRGADQPMPGTLPIDVGAYDVLEGRTYAAIAAESRSQHRSQGQGNLAPLEPRLDHVRLEVALPPASSRDTTSLFAGMDTSFARFAALPLPPAARAAVDSLDGAGVEIARHLHLIDPSSAVAPIAHYLDLAQRAAAGARGCAAAGMPVPVCAGAMGDFATTMDEQVRRAKRALLLAAGVQLLATSPREVIAIGDRAPITISVVNHGRAPVAYLGRDSSGTYVGPAPQAVAPEALWEQTYDQTMAGEPTMPWWLRYPLAGDMFSLRPPGDLRGTPVPQLLEGEDRVRSSGVRVGLEIAGVHFTYEISPIVRRFADPARGEVERPIALAPAITVLFDREVEYARANTALDRREHLVVRSDASHERRVTVTLALPAGLTADSATRTLTLAPGEDANLYFRLRGTLRPGAHAISASAASDGQTFTLGYVPVEYEHIQPQRYYRQAAVELQAVDVNYARGMAIAYIPGVGDNVEPMLDQLGLRVTTVAPDALPETDLSKFAAVVVGARAFDASDALRANNGRLLKYARNGGTLVEQYEQVVRPGQLPYPITLSRPADRVTEEDAPVTILDPASPILNTPNRITASDFDHWVQERSSYMPHTFDDHYHAILSMHDTGEPPNDAGILVAPLGRGTFVYATLSFFRQLPAGNPGAARLFVNILSANQRAAVGGRKSALPTP